A single Thermaerobacter sp. FW80 DNA region contains:
- the groES gene encoding co-chaperone GroES, translating into MSVQPQPKGGTVSVKLRPLGDRVVVKVIEEEERTKGGIILPDTAKEKPQQGEVLAVGTGRILENGQKVPLEVKEGDRVIFSKYAGTEVKLDDEELLILSERDILAVIQ; encoded by the coding sequence GTGAGCGTTCAGCCGCAGCCCAAGGGAGGGACCGTGTCGGTGAAGCTGCGCCCTCTCGGCGACCGGGTGGTCGTCAAGGTGATCGAGGAGGAGGAGCGGACCAAGGGCGGGATCATCCTGCCGGACACGGCCAAGGAGAAGCCGCAGCAGGGTGAGGTCCTGGCCGTGGGCACGGGCCGCATCCTCGAGAACGGCCAGAAGGTCCCCCTCGAGGTCAAGGAAGGCGACCGGGTGATCTTCTCCAAGTACGCCGGCACCGAGGTCAAGCTGGATGACGAGGAGCTGCTGATCCTCAGCGAGCGCGACATCCTGGCGGTCATCCAGTGA
- the glp gene encoding gephyrin-like molybdotransferase Glp — MSNGSTPPEGCAASGPPEGSAASGAPNPQPGEPGPPPRHPAKAEAPGFREPFPAEGLPTVAEARRRILAAAGQPPLAVEELPLAAALGRVLAKPVYAPEDVPAFHRATVDGYAVRSQDLRGIAPGRPARLQVVCRVLVGRAAAVRVEPGQAVAVPTGGMLPPGADCVVMFEHTTREGSWLLVHRFAGPGDNVIARGEDAAAGLALLTPGRRLGPAELGALAGAGVTRVPVTRPPRVALLLTGDEIVPPERTPAPGQIRDINGVALAAALRQDGAQPLEPVYVPDEPAAFREALRRALQQADLVLISGGSSVGERDLTAQLAAELEPPGVILHGVALKPGKPTLFAMAGRKPVFGLPGNPVSALVVYRLLVRPVVFRWLGLEPPAGPGPRIRARLETALRRPAGREEYVPVALLWRGGEYAARPQPRKSGLITALTGAQGLVHLPMAIDELPAGAEVEVIPW, encoded by the coding sequence GTGTCCAACGGATCCACCCCGCCGGAGGGCTGCGCCGCATCGGGCCCGCCGGAGGGCTCGGCCGCATCGGGTGCACCGAACCCGCAGCCCGGGGAACCGGGGCCGCCACCGCGGCACCCGGCCAAGGCGGAGGCGCCCGGCTTCCGGGAGCCCTTCCCGGCGGAGGGCCTGCCCACCGTCGCCGAGGCGCGCCGGCGGATCCTGGCCGCCGCCGGCCAGCCGCCGCTGGCGGTGGAGGAGCTGCCGCTGGCCGCGGCCCTCGGCCGCGTCCTGGCCAAGCCGGTGTACGCGCCCGAGGACGTCCCCGCCTTCCACCGCGCCACGGTGGACGGCTACGCCGTGCGCAGCCAGGACCTGCGGGGGATCGCGCCCGGGCGGCCGGCCCGCCTGCAGGTGGTGTGCCGGGTCCTGGTGGGCCGGGCCGCCGCCGTGCGGGTCGAACCCGGCCAGGCGGTGGCCGTCCCCACCGGGGGCATGCTGCCGCCCGGCGCCGACTGCGTCGTGATGTTCGAGCACACCACCCGCGAGGGGTCGTGGCTGCTGGTGCACCGGTTCGCGGGCCCGGGCGACAACGTCATCGCCCGGGGCGAAGACGCCGCCGCCGGCCTGGCGCTGTTGACGCCGGGGCGCCGGCTCGGTCCGGCCGAGCTGGGGGCCCTGGCGGGGGCCGGCGTCACGCGGGTGCCGGTCACCCGCCCGCCGCGGGTGGCGCTGCTGCTCACCGGCGATGAGATCGTGCCCCCGGAGCGGACGCCGGCGCCCGGCCAGATCCGCGACATCAACGGGGTGGCGCTGGCGGCTGCCCTGCGGCAGGACGGCGCCCAGCCCCTGGAACCCGTCTACGTGCCCGACGAGCCGGCTGCCTTCCGGGAGGCGCTGCGGCGCGCCCTCCAGCAAGCGGACCTGGTGCTGATCTCCGGCGGCAGCTCGGTGGGCGAGCGCGACCTCACGGCCCAGTTGGCGGCGGAGCTGGAGCCGCCTGGCGTGATCCTCCACGGCGTCGCCCTGAAGCCGGGCAAGCCGACGCTGTTCGCCATGGCGGGGCGCAAGCCCGTCTTCGGCTTGCCGGGCAACCCCGTGTCCGCCCTGGTGGTCTATCGCTTGCTGGTGCGGCCGGTGGTGTTCCGCTGGCTCGGCCTCGAGCCGCCGGCGGGACCCGGCCCACGGATCCGCGCCCGCCTGGAGACCGCCCTGCGGCGCCCGGCCGGCCGCGAGGAGTACGTCCCCGTCGCCCTGCTCTGGCGCGGTGGGGAGTATGCCGCGCGGCCGCAACCGCGCAAGTCCGGGTTGATCACCGCCCTGACCGGGGCCCAGGGGCTGGTGCACCTGCCCATGGCCATCGACGAGCTGCCGGCCGGCGCCGAGGTGGAGGTGATCCCCTGGTGA
- a CDS encoding acetyl-CoA C-acetyltransferase — MRETVIVDGARTPFGKFGGALKDVPAVELGAVAIRAALERAGVAAEQVDYVLMGMVLQAGAGQIPARQAAVKAGLPVTVPADTINKVCASALRAVNLGDALIRAGDATVVVAGGMESMSQAPYLVRQARWGGRMGHLQMEDALLTDGLLCAFGGCHMGVYGSRVAAEYGITREEQDRWALRSHQRAIAAIDAGRLAEEIVPVEVPARKGEAVRVAVDEAPRRDTSYEKLAALPPVFEEDGTVTAGNAPGINDGAAALVLMERERARALGVKPLATIVSQGQASLDPPYLHTVPYYAAERTLAKAGLRWDDIALFEVNEAFAAVALTTMKLGGWDPERVNVNGGAVALGHPIGASGARILLTLAYELRRRGGGYGIATICSGGGQGEATLIRVDP, encoded by the coding sequence GTGCGCGAGACGGTGATCGTCGACGGGGCGCGGACCCCCTTCGGCAAGTTCGGGGGCGCCCTCAAGGACGTGCCCGCCGTCGAGCTGGGGGCCGTGGCCATCCGGGCGGCCCTTGAGCGGGCGGGCGTGGCCGCCGAGCAGGTGGACTACGTGCTGATGGGCATGGTCCTGCAGGCGGGGGCGGGCCAGATCCCCGCGCGGCAGGCGGCGGTCAAGGCCGGGCTGCCGGTCACCGTGCCCGCGGACACCATCAACAAGGTCTGCGCCTCCGCCCTGCGGGCGGTGAACCTGGGCGACGCCCTGATCCGGGCGGGCGACGCGACGGTGGTGGTGGCCGGCGGCATGGAGAGCATGAGCCAGGCGCCCTACCTGGTGCGCCAGGCGCGCTGGGGCGGGCGCATGGGCCACCTGCAGATGGAGGACGCCCTCTTGACCGACGGGTTGCTCTGCGCCTTCGGCGGCTGCCACATGGGCGTCTACGGCAGCCGCGTCGCCGCCGAGTACGGCATCACCCGCGAGGAACAGGATCGGTGGGCGCTGCGCAGCCACCAGCGGGCCATCGCGGCCATCGACGCCGGCCGGCTGGCGGAGGAGATCGTGCCCGTCGAGGTCCCGGCCCGCAAGGGCGAGGCGGTCCGCGTGGCGGTGGACGAGGCGCCGCGCCGCGACACCAGCTACGAGAAGCTGGCCGCCCTGCCGCCGGTCTTCGAGGAGGACGGCACGGTGACGGCGGGCAACGCCCCCGGCATCAACGACGGGGCCGCCGCCCTGGTCCTCATGGAGCGGGAGCGGGCCCGCGCCCTGGGCGTCAAGCCCCTGGCCACCATCGTCAGCCAGGGCCAGGCGTCCCTGGATCCGCCGTACCTGCACACCGTGCCGTACTACGCCGCCGAGCGCACCCTCGCGAAGGCCGGCCTCCGCTGGGACGACATCGCCCTCTTCGAGGTCAACGAGGCCTTCGCCGCCGTCGCCCTGACCACCATGAAGCTCGGCGGCTGGGACCCCGAGAGGGTCAACGTCAACGGGGGCGCCGTCGCCCTGGGCCACCCCATCGGCGCCAGCGGCGCCCGCATCCTGCTCACCCTGGCCTACGAGCTGCGCCGCCGCGGGGGCGGCTACGGCATCGCCACCATCTGCAGCGGCGGCGGCCAGGGCGAGGCGACGCTGATCCGCGTCGATCCGTGA
- the murC gene encoding UDP-N-acetylmuramate--L-alanine ligase, which yields MEEPANTPPVDWAGKRVHFIGIGGYGMSGLARVLLARGARVSGSDVRPSDRTRWLTEQGARVHIGHDPAHVAGADLVVYNTDVPPDNVELVAARKAQIPVWHRSQVLADLLNHRRGVAVTGTHGKTTTTAMTGLVLVAGGFDPTVLVGGEVPEFGTATARLGNGPWVVAEACESDGTFLRYRPEIAVVTNVEPEHLDHYGGDFGRLQAAFGRFLRNVRPGGRVVACADHPVVRELLAGLDPRGPVRVVRYGIEADDGDLRARDVQAGPEGSRFTVWRGDRPLGEVRLAIPGQHNVLNALAALGVGLELGVPFPVAAAALAGFHGAKRRFQVLYDRDGILIVDDYAHHPTEIRATLRAARQRCGPGGRVIAVFQPQRYTRTHLLMDEFARAFGDADRVILTEIYAPPGDRPIPGVSSAVLAERIAEREGRPVELIRSREELVEHLLHTVRPGDLVLTMGAGDIWTVARDLAQRLQAVTPA from the coding sequence ATGGAGGAACCGGCGAACACGCCCCCGGTGGACTGGGCGGGCAAGCGCGTGCACTTCATCGGCATCGGCGGCTACGGCATGAGCGGCCTGGCGCGGGTCCTCCTGGCCCGCGGGGCGCGGGTCAGCGGCTCCGACGTCCGTCCCTCCGACCGCACCCGCTGGCTGACGGAGCAGGGTGCCCGCGTCCACATCGGGCACGATCCCGCGCACGTGGCCGGTGCCGACCTGGTGGTCTACAACACCGACGTCCCCCCCGACAACGTGGAGCTGGTGGCGGCGCGCAAGGCGCAGATCCCCGTCTGGCACCGGTCGCAGGTGCTGGCCGACCTCCTCAACCACCGGCGCGGCGTGGCCGTCACCGGGACCCATGGCAAGACCACCACCACGGCGATGACGGGCCTCGTGCTGGTGGCCGGCGGGTTCGACCCCACGGTGCTGGTCGGCGGGGAGGTGCCGGAGTTCGGCACTGCCACCGCCCGGCTGGGGAACGGCCCCTGGGTCGTGGCCGAGGCCTGCGAGAGCGACGGCACCTTCCTCCGCTACCGGCCGGAGATCGCCGTGGTCACCAACGTCGAGCCCGAGCACCTGGACCACTACGGGGGCGACTTCGGGCGGCTCCAGGCGGCCTTCGGCCGGTTCCTCCGCAACGTCCGGCCGGGTGGGCGGGTGGTGGCCTGCGCCGACCATCCCGTGGTGCGGGAGCTGCTGGCCGGCCTCGACCCGCGGGGCCCGGTACGGGTGGTGCGCTACGGCATCGAGGCGGACGACGGCGACCTGCGCGCCCGCGACGTGCAGGCGGGGCCCGAGGGCTCGCGGTTCACGGTGTGGCGGGGCGATCGGCCGCTGGGCGAGGTCCGCCTGGCGATCCCGGGCCAGCACAACGTGCTCAACGCGCTGGCGGCGCTCGGGGTGGGCCTGGAGCTCGGCGTGCCCTTCCCCGTCGCCGCCGCGGCGCTGGCCGGCTTCCACGGCGCCAAGCGGCGCTTCCAGGTGCTCTATGACCGCGACGGCATCCTGATCGTCGACGACTACGCCCACCACCCGACGGAGATCCGCGCCACCCTGCGCGCCGCCCGGCAGCGGTGCGGACCCGGCGGGCGGGTGATCGCCGTCTTCCAACCCCAGCGCTACACGCGGACCCACCTCCTGATGGACGAGTTCGCCCGCGCCTTCGGCGACGCCGACCGGGTGATCCTGACGGAGATCTACGCCCCGCCTGGCGACCGGCCGATCCCGGGCGTCTCCAGCGCCGTGCTGGCCGAGCGCATCGCCGAGCGCGAAGGCCGGCCGGTGGAGCTGATCCGCAGCCGGGAGGAGCTGGTGGAGCACCTGCTGCACACGGTGCGGCCCGGCGACCTGGTGCTGACCATGGGCGCCGGCGACATCTGGACCGTGGCCCGCGACCTGGCCCAGCGCCTCCAGGCGGTGACGCCCGCCTGA
- the moaC gene encoding cyclic pyranopterin monophosphate synthase MoaC has protein sequence MRQRARPSDRAGGPEGDRPAGASAGGEPAPAAPEARGEDAGGRRVVPSPAEEPAAPVPSGAPAWTHLDAAGRAQMVDTSGKAVTVREAVARGRVRMAPTTLARLRAGDVPKGDVWAVARVAGILAAKETGRLIPLCHPLPLDTVAVDFRLTQDAVEIQATVRTAARTGVEMEALTAVAVAALTLVDMGKALDKGMVVEGIRLVRKTGGRSGDYWRAGEPPWEAVGEPVRPEATRAEGGRSR, from the coding sequence GTGAGGCAGCGAGCCCGTCCCTCCGACCGGGCCGGGGGACCGGAGGGGGACCGCCCGGCGGGGGCGTCCGCCGGAGGGGAGCCGGCGCCCGCCGCACCGGAGGCGCGGGGCGAGGACGCCGGTGGCCGGCGGGTCGTACCCTCTCCGGCGGAGGAACCGGCCGCGCCGGTCCCGTCCGGGGCGCCGGCGTGGACGCACCTGGACGCCGCAGGCCGGGCGCAGATGGTCGACACCAGCGGGAAGGCGGTGACGGTGCGGGAGGCGGTGGCGCGGGGCCGGGTGCGCATGGCGCCGACCACCCTGGCCCGCCTGCGGGCCGGCGACGTGCCCAAGGGCGACGTGTGGGCCGTCGCCCGGGTGGCGGGGATCCTGGCGGCCAAGGAGACCGGCCGGCTGATCCCCCTGTGTCACCCGCTGCCCCTGGACACCGTCGCCGTCGACTTCCGGCTGACGCAGGACGCGGTGGAGATCCAGGCGACGGTGCGCACCGCGGCGCGCACGGGGGTGGAGATGGAAGCCCTGACGGCCGTGGCGGTGGCCGCCCTGACGCTGGTCGACATGGGCAAGGCCCTGGACAAGGGGATGGTCGTCGAGGGGATCCGCCTGGTGCGCAAGACGGGGGGGCGCAGCGGCGACTATTGGCGGGCCGGCGAACCGCCTTGGGAGGCGGTGGGCGAGCCCGTCCGGCCCGAAGCCACCCGGGCGGAGGGCGGCAGGTCCCGCTGA
- the groL gene encoding chaperonin GroEL (60 kDa chaperone family; promotes refolding of misfolded polypeptides especially under stressful conditions; forms two stacked rings of heptamers to form a barrel-shaped 14mer; ends can be capped by GroES; misfolded proteins enter the barrel where they are refolded when GroES binds) has protein sequence MPKQLVFNEQARRSLEKGLNTVANAVKITLGPKGRNVVLEKKFGSPTITNDGVTIAREIELKDPFENMGAKLLTEVATKTNDVAGDGTTTAIVLGQAMVREGMKVVAAGANPILVKRGIEKAVAAVVDEIKRIAKPVETKEATQQVASISANDEEIGKMIADAMEKVGKDGVITVEESKTLDTTVEVVEGMQFDRGYLSPYFVTDAEAMEAVLEEPFILITDRKISSVNDLLPVLQRVVERGKPLLIIAEDVEGEALATLVVNKIRGTLQSCAVKAPGFGDRRKAMLEDIAILTGGQVISEDLGIKLENVTPDMFGRAKKVVVEKENTTIVEGAGDPEKIKARINVIKRQIEETTSDFDREKLQERLAKLAGGVAVIKVGAATEVEMKEKKYRIEDALSATRAAVEEGIVPGGGATLVHAIKALDKVEARNEDERMGIEIVRRALEEPLRQIAANAGMEGSVVVERVKQLPDNEGFDALTGEYGDMFARGIVDPAKVTRSALQNAASIAAMVLTTESLVADLPEEKKEAAGSNVGDMDF, from the coding sequence ATGCCGAAGCAGCTGGTCTTCAACGAGCAGGCGCGGCGCAGCCTGGAGAAGGGGCTGAACACCGTCGCCAACGCCGTCAAGATCACCCTGGGGCCCAAGGGCCGCAACGTGGTCCTGGAGAAGAAGTTCGGCTCGCCGACCATCACCAATGACGGCGTGACCATCGCCCGCGAGATCGAGCTGAAGGACCCCTTCGAGAACATGGGCGCCAAGCTCCTCACGGAGGTGGCGACCAAGACCAACGACGTGGCCGGTGACGGGACCACCACCGCCATCGTCCTGGGCCAGGCCATGGTCCGCGAGGGCATGAAGGTGGTGGCCGCCGGCGCGAACCCGATCCTGGTCAAGCGGGGCATCGAGAAGGCGGTCGCGGCCGTCGTCGATGAGATCAAGCGGATCGCCAAGCCCGTCGAGACCAAGGAAGCGACCCAGCAGGTGGCCTCCATCTCCGCCAACGACGAAGAGATCGGCAAGATGATCGCCGACGCCATGGAGAAGGTCGGCAAGGACGGCGTGATCACGGTCGAGGAGAGCAAGACCCTGGACACGACCGTCGAGGTCGTGGAGGGCATGCAGTTCGACCGGGGCTACCTGTCGCCGTACTTCGTCACCGACGCCGAGGCGATGGAGGCCGTCCTCGAGGAGCCCTTCATCCTGATCACCGACCGCAAGATCTCGTCCGTCAACGACCTGCTGCCGGTGCTGCAGCGGGTGGTGGAGCGCGGCAAGCCGCTGCTGATCATCGCCGAGGACGTCGAGGGCGAGGCGCTGGCGACCCTGGTGGTCAACAAGATCCGCGGCACGCTGCAGTCCTGCGCGGTCAAGGCGCCCGGCTTCGGCGATCGGCGTAAGGCGATGCTGGAGGACATCGCCATCCTCACCGGCGGCCAGGTGATCTCCGAAGACCTGGGCATCAAGCTGGAGAACGTCACGCCCGACATGTTCGGCCGGGCCAAGAAGGTGGTCGTGGAGAAGGAGAACACGACCATCGTCGAGGGCGCTGGCGATCCCGAGAAGATCAAGGCCCGCATCAACGTCATCAAGCGGCAGATCGAGGAGACCACCTCGGACTTCGACCGCGAGAAGCTGCAGGAGCGGCTGGCCAAGCTGGCCGGCGGCGTGGCCGTGATCAAGGTCGGCGCCGCGACCGAGGTGGAGATGAAGGAGAAGAAGTACCGCATCGAGGACGCCCTCTCGGCCACGCGGGCGGCGGTGGAGGAGGGCATCGTCCCCGGTGGCGGTGCCACGCTGGTCCACGCCATCAAGGCGCTGGACAAGGTGGAGGCCCGCAACGAGGACGAGCGGATGGGCATCGAGATCGTCCGCCGCGCCCTGGAGGAGCCGCTGCGCCAGATCGCGGCCAACGCGGGTATGGAGGGCTCGGTGGTCGTCGAGCGGGTCAAGCAGCTGCCGGACAACGAGGGCTTCGATGCCCTGACGGGCGAGTACGGCGACATGTTCGCCCGCGGCATCGTCGACCCGGCCAAGGTGACCCGGTCGGCGCTGCAGAACGCGGCCAGCATCGCCGCCATGGTGCTGACCACCGAGTCGCTGGTGGCCGACCTGCCCGAGGAGAAGAAGGAGGCGGCCGGCAGCAACGTGGGCGACATGGACTTCTGA
- a CDS encoding molybdenum cofactor biosynthesis protein B translates to MRVAILTVSDGVSQGWRRDASGDYLARWATERGFAVVARGVVPDDRRAIARWLAAVADGRGAAAARDGDDGSERTASQQGAASIPDLILTTGGTGLGPRDVTPEATLDVVERVVPGLPERMRAATGAANVMAYLSRAVAGIRGRTLIVNLPGSPRGVAECLEVLAPLLDHAVAILHGGGHRDAR, encoded by the coding sequence GTGCGGGTGGCGATCCTCACCGTCAGCGACGGGGTCAGCCAGGGTTGGCGCCGGGACGCGAGCGGGGACTATCTGGCGCGATGGGCCACAGAGCGCGGGTTCGCGGTGGTGGCCCGCGGCGTGGTGCCCGACGACCGCCGGGCCATCGCCCGCTGGCTGGCCGCGGTGGCCGACGGGCGGGGAGCGGCGGCTGCCCGCGACGGGGACGACGGGTCGGAGCGGACCGCATCGCAGCAGGGTGCCGCCTCCATCCCCGACCTGATCCTGACTACGGGCGGCACGGGCCTCGGCCCCCGGGACGTCACCCCCGAGGCGACGCTGGACGTGGTGGAGCGGGTCGTCCCGGGCCTTCCCGAGCGCATGCGGGCGGCGACGGGGGCGGCCAATGTGATGGCCTACCTCTCCCGGGCGGTGGCGGGCATCCGGGGGCGCACCCTGATCGTCAACCTGCCGGGCAGCCCGCGGGGCGTGGCCGAGTGCCTCGAGGTCCTCGCACCGCTGCTGGACCACGCCGTCGCCATCCTCCACGGCGGCGGGCATCGCGACGCCCGTTGA
- the guaB gene encoding IMP dehydrogenase, producing MGEALTFDDVLIVPAASDVLPRDVDVSTRLTRQLRIRIPLVSAAMDTVTEARLAIALAREGGIGIIHRNMPPEQQAAEVDKVKRSEHGVIVDPFYLSPQHRVRDALELMARYHISGVPIVDQGGILVGIITNRDVRFEENLDRPIAEVMTREGLVTAPEGTTLARAKEIMRQHKIEKLPLVDAAGRLRGLITIKDIEKAIRYPNAAKDERGRLLVGAAVGVGPAGLERADALVEAGVDVLVVDSAHGHSRNVLEAVRALKRRHPQVPVIAGNVVTAEGTRALIEAGADAVKVGVGPGSICTTRVVTGAGFPQLSAILACSREADRYDVPVIADGGIKYSGDIVKALAAGASAVMIGSLFAGTEEAPGELEIYQGRSFKVYRGMGSLGAMKQGGADRYFQDGEAKFVPEGVEGRVPYRGPLSETVFQLVGGLRAGMGYAGAPDIETLRRTARFVRITAASLAESHPHDVTVTKEPPNYWLGRA from the coding sequence GTGGGCGAGGCCCTGACCTTCGATGACGTGTTGATCGTCCCCGCCGCTTCCGACGTCCTGCCCCGGGACGTCGACGTCTCCACCCGCCTGACGCGCCAGCTGCGCATCCGCATCCCCCTGGTCTCCGCCGCCATGGACACGGTCACCGAGGCCCGCCTGGCCATCGCCCTGGCGCGGGAGGGCGGCATCGGCATCATCCACAGGAACATGCCCCCGGAACAGCAGGCGGCGGAGGTCGACAAGGTCAAGCGCTCCGAGCATGGGGTGATCGTCGACCCGTTCTACCTCTCGCCGCAGCACCGGGTGCGCGATGCGCTGGAGCTGATGGCGCGCTACCATATCTCCGGCGTCCCCATCGTGGACCAGGGCGGCATCCTGGTGGGGATCATCACCAACCGTGACGTCCGCTTCGAGGAGAACCTGGATCGTCCCATCGCCGAGGTGATGACCCGCGAGGGCCTGGTGACGGCGCCCGAGGGCACCACCCTCGCCCGGGCCAAGGAGATCATGCGGCAGCACAAGATCGAGAAGCTGCCGCTGGTCGACGCCGCCGGCCGCCTGCGCGGGCTGATCACCATCAAGGACATCGAGAAGGCGATCCGCTACCCCAACGCCGCCAAGGACGAGCGGGGGCGGTTGCTGGTGGGGGCGGCGGTGGGCGTGGGGCCGGCGGGCCTGGAGCGGGCCGACGCCCTGGTCGAGGCCGGGGTCGACGTGCTGGTGGTCGACAGCGCCCACGGCCACTCGCGGAACGTCCTGGAGGCGGTGCGGGCCCTGAAGCGGCGGCATCCGCAGGTGCCGGTGATCGCGGGCAACGTGGTGACCGCCGAGGGTACCCGGGCGCTGATCGAGGCGGGCGCCGACGCCGTCAAGGTGGGCGTGGGGCCCGGCTCCATCTGCACCACGCGGGTGGTGACGGGGGCCGGCTTCCCGCAGCTGAGCGCCATCCTGGCCTGTAGCCGGGAAGCGGACCGGTACGACGTCCCCGTCATCGCCGACGGCGGCATCAAGTACTCCGGGGACATCGTCAAGGCCCTGGCCGCCGGCGCCAGCGCGGTGATGATCGGCAGCCTCTTCGCCGGGACCGAGGAGGCGCCGGGCGAGCTGGAGATCTATCAGGGCCGGAGCTTCAAAGTCTACCGCGGCATGGGCTCCCTGGGCGCCATGAAGCAGGGCGGTGCCGACCGATACTTCCAGGACGGCGAGGCCAAGTTCGTGCCGGAGGGGGTCGAGGGGCGGGTGCCCTACCGCGGCCCGCTGTCGGAGACGGTCTTCCAGCTGGTGGGCGGCCTGCGGGCGGGCATGGGCTACGCCGGCGCGCCGGACATCGAGACCCTGCGCCGGACGGCGCGGTTCGTCCGCATCACCGCCGCCAGCCTGGCGGAGAGCCATCCCCACGACGTCACGGTGACCAAGGAGCCGCCCAACTACTGGCTCGGCCGGGCGTGA
- a CDS encoding folylpolyglutamate synthase/dihydrofolate synthase family protein, translating into MRQREERIQGARGDGSDRPAPAASDRTHGIPRTHGPDGTGAGPGASPSAAGGAVDALWGAAVRGASPPAAPPGDGRGGEGGGGAGSPAAPQAAVAYLQGLGRFGMRLGLQRIRRLLAALGHPEEDLPPVYHVTGTNGKGSTACILEAVLRAAGCRTALFTSPHLVRYEERFAFDGRPVSGLELAAAIERVRSAADAVAATGEAPTEFEVATAVFFLLVQARRPDAVVLEVGLGGRYDATNVVPRPAVSVVTNVALDHTDRLGRTVEEIAYDKVGIARPGVPLVTGALDPAALRVLRRETARVGAPLWEVRPLTDAPPPAVGPGRDEPAGEPPGPVAVATYRLRTTGPEGSRWDYRGPAGSPRGAAVRWDHLPLALVGPHQVANAAVAVAALQAAAATGRGLQVGRAAVERGLAAARWPGRMERLRWQGRDVWLDGAHNPAGMAALARTVATLWPGRRVLLVIGMLDDKDVEQAAGAIAPVTGRAVVSEPPSPRAAPAERLARALATQGVPVVVEREPVGALARALREAEPGQPVLVTGSLYLVGAVRAHVLAPAGTPGA; encoded by the coding sequence TTGCGCCAGCGCGAGGAGCGGATCCAGGGGGCGCGAGGGGACGGGAGCGACCGGCCCGCCCCGGCCGCCAGCGATCGTACCCACGGGATCCCCAGGACCCACGGGCCCGACGGGACCGGGGCGGGTCCAGGGGCGTCGCCGTCCGCGGCGGGAGGGGCGGTCGACGCCCTTTGGGGGGCGGCGGTCCGCGGCGCATCGCCCCCCGCCGCGCCACCGGGGGACGGTCGCGGCGGGGAGGGGGGTGGGGGTGCGGGCAGCCCCGCCGCCCCGCAGGCGGCCGTCGCCTACCTGCAGGGCCTCGGTCGATTCGGCATGCGGCTGGGACTCCAGCGGATCCGGCGCCTGCTGGCGGCGCTGGGCCACCCGGAGGAGGACCTGCCGCCCGTCTACCACGTGACGGGGACCAACGGCAAGGGCTCTACGGCGTGCATCCTGGAGGCCGTGCTCCGGGCGGCGGGCTGCCGGACGGCCCTCTTCACCTCCCCGCACCTGGTCCGCTACGAGGAGCGGTTCGCCTTCGACGGCCGGCCCGTCTCCGGCCTTGAGCTGGCGGCCGCCATCGAGCGGGTGCGGAGCGCAGCCGACGCCGTGGCGGCGACGGGCGAGGCACCCACCGAGTTCGAGGTGGCGACCGCCGTGTTCTTCCTGCTGGTGCAGGCGCGACGGCCCGACGCCGTCGTGCTGGAGGTCGGCCTGGGCGGGCGCTACGACGCCACCAACGTGGTGCCCCGGCCGGCGGTCTCGGTGGTCACCAACGTCGCCCTGGATCACACCGACCGGCTGGGCCGGACGGTGGAGGAGATCGCCTACGACAAGGTGGGCATCGCGCGACCCGGCGTGCCCCTGGTGACGGGCGCCCTGGACCCCGCGGCCCTGCGGGTGCTGCGCCGGGAGACGGCGCGGGTGGGCGCGCCGCTCTGGGAGGTGCGTCCGCTGACGGACGCACCCCCTCCCGCGGTGGGGCCGGGGCGGGACGAACCGGCCGGCGAGCCACCCGGGCCGGTGGCGGTGGCCACCTACCGCTTGCGGACCACCGGTCCGGAGGGGTCGCGCTGGGACTACCGGGGGCCGGCCGGGTCGCCGCGCGGCGCAGCGGTGCGCTGGGACCACCTGCCGCTGGCCCTCGTCGGCCCCCACCAGGTCGCCAATGCGGCGGTGGCCGTGGCCGCGCTGCAGGCCGCGGCCGCCACCGGCCGCGGCCTGCAGGTGGGCCGCGCGGCGGTGGAGCGCGGCCTGGCCGCCGCCCGCTGGCCCGGGCGCATGGAGCGCCTGCGCTGGCAGGGCCGGGACGTCTGGCTGGACGGCGCCCACAATCCCGCCGGCATGGCCGCCCTGGCCCGGACGGTGGCCACCCTCTGGCCCGGCCGCCGGGTGCTGCTGGTGATCGGCATGCTGGACGACAAGGACGTCGAGCAGGCGGCGGGTGCCATCGCCCCGGTGACGGGACGGGCCGTGGTGAGCGAGCCGCCGAGCCCGCGGGCCGCGCCGGCGGAGCGACTGGCGAGGGCCTTGGCGACCCAGGGCGTACCGGTGGTGGTGGAGAGGGAGCCGGTGGGCGCCCTGGCCCGCGCGTTGCGCGAGGCGGAGCCCGGGCAGCCGGTGCTGGTGACCGGCAGCCTGTACCTGGTGGGCGCCGTGCGGGCCCACGTGCTGGCGCCCGCAGGAACCCCCGGCGCCTGA